AGGAGAACATGTTGGAGCCGCCGACGAAGTGACCACCGAATGTAAGCCCGCCGGAGGGATTGACCAACACCTTGCCACCCGGCGTCATCACCTCGTCCTCGATCAGGGCGTCGGTGTTGCCGACCGGCACGAATCCCATCTCGCCCATGGTGATCTGGAGCTGCTTGATGAAGGCGTCGTGCAGCTCGACCACTTGGATCTCGCGCAGCGGATCCTTCACCCCGGCCATCTCGTAGGCCTTGTGCGCCGCGATGTGATCCGACCAGATTCGGCCCATGTACTTGTGCTTCTCGTAGTCGGGCCCGGCAACGCTGTGCTCGTTGCTGGCGCCCAGCCCGGTTACCCAGACCACCGGCAGGCCGGCGTTGGCGGCGATGGCCTTGGCCTTGTCCTCGGAAGCGAAGAGCACGGCGCCCGCCCCCTCCGTGTAGACGCACATCTCGAGGAGCTTGAACGGGTAGACGACGTAGCGTGAGTTCATCGCCATCTCGGCCGTGACCACCTCGTCGCGGCGCTGGGCGAAGGGATTGTTCTTGGCCTGCTGGCAGAGGATCTCCGAGATGCGCGCCGAGACCTCCGGCTTGAGGTCGTCGGGGTGGTCGTCCATATAGGCCAGGACCACCTCGGCGTAGCTGTCCGACGCGGTCCAGCCCAGCTCTCGCTCGAAGAAGGTGTCGGCGGACCAGCCGATGGTCTTGATGACCTCCGGGGTCTCGGTCATCGACTCGAAGTCGAAGCAGTCGGTCGCTCGCTCGACTCCCAACGCCAGCACCGTGTCGTAGAGTCCGCTGGCGATGAATGTGTAGGCGGCGAGCATGGCGTAGGCTCCGGTGGCGCCGCCGTTGGTCACCCGCAGCCCCGGTTTGTTGGTCATTCCGATGATCCCGTGCAGCGGGTGCTCGGGGATCGCGGAAAGCTCGAAGATGTCGTTGTAGATGCCGTAGACCACCGCATCCACGTCCCGAACGCTCATGGCGGCATCTTCGAGACACGCCTTGACCGCCATCTGAGAGAGACCGTAGTAGGTCCGCTCCATCCAATGGCTCTTGCAGGGCGTGATCCCGGCGCCGACTATTCCCACTCGTCTCATGCCTGCGACCTCCTCGGGGTCGGTACGAGCCCCGGATACAAAGCAGTTTGTGCCTGTTGCCTCATCCGCCTCGTTGGCGGTGAGCCGTTGTCCGCCCGTCCACAAGGCCTGCGAGGCCCGGCGGGTTGATGGACGCTACGTGTTCGATAGCACGACGCGGTATTCGTTGCACCACCCGGCTGGGTGGGCGGCTCGCTGGCGGATCTCCCAGGTCTCGAGGCCAGTCTCGAGGTGCCAGCCACTCATCGGGTGGCGCAACCGCACTGCCATGCAAGGTGCCAGCCTCTTCTAGAGACTTCTAGAGAGGGGGCTCCACGCTGGCGGGCACCCTCCGCCGGGTTCCGTCAGGTCGCCGACTCCACTCGTTCCTTTAGCCCGAGCAGGCACTTGCGCATCATCCAGATCTCGAATGTCTCCAACAACAGCACGGAGAGGGGGCCACCGGCCCGCCAGCGCAGCCGAGTCACGAGACGTGTGTGCTGTCGATCCTGCGGGTACAACCCCCAGGCCCAGGTGAACGCCCCCGGGCGGCCGGGGTAGCGGCCGACCGCGAGGAGCATGAAATTGTCGGGCTCGAGTGCCAGGACCTTGGCGTCGGCGACGTTCGAGAGGGGAATCTCATCGCCGACCTCGAGGTTCTGAAACTCCGGCAGAATCCTCTCCGCACTGGGGACTCCGTCGTGGTCGAGGCGGTCGTAGCTGTAGAAGCCGGCTCGCAGGTATCCAATCTGGACGATCCAGGGCCAGATTTCGTCAGGTCTGCCTCGGATCGTCACGGCTCTTGTGGCATTGAAACCAGGCTCCGAAATGACCTCGTCGCCGGGCATGCGACGGGCTATCTCCTGCTCAGTAGCACCCCAGTTACGCTGCCAGGGTCGGTACAGGAACTGAAAGAAGGCTCCCAGTCCAGTAGCCAGGACGACGAGGAAGACAAGGGCTCGGATGAGGGGCTTGCGCATTCGGCAACCCCAACGTTACCTCGGAACGTGCGGTCACCGAGAGGGGCCCGGCGCTCATATGATGTCGCCGTGCCTCGCCTTCGAGTCCTGCTGGTGGCCGACACCCACCTCGGCTTCGACCTGCCATATCGGCCCAGGGTCGAGCGGCGTCGGCGCGGCCCGGACTTCGTTGCCAACTTCGAGCGCGCGCTGGAGCCGGCACGAAGGGGCGAGGTCGATCTGGTGGTTCACGGTGGCGACCTCCTCTTTCGCAGCCGAGTCCGCCGGGAGCTCGTCTACCGCGCCTTCGAGCCGCTGATCGCGGTCGCGAACGGCGGCGTGCCGGTGGTGGTCGTGCCGGGCAACCACGAGCGGTCGGCGATCCCCTACCCGCTGCTGGCGGCTCACGGTCGAATTCACATTCTCGACCGGCCGCGGACGGTTCAGCTCGAGGCTGGGGGCTGCCACGTCGCGGTGGCGGGTTTCCCCTTTCAGCGCGAGAACGTGGAGGCGGAGTTTCCCAGACTGGTGGGAGAGACTGGATGTCTTGACACGCAGGCCTCGATCCGGCTCTTGTGCCTCCATCAAACGATCGAGGGAGCACGGGTCGGCCCGTCCGGATACACCTTTCGTCGGGGAGCCGACGTCATTCGCGGGCGAGACATCCCGCCAGGCCTTGCTGCGGTTCTGGCTGGGCATATTCACCGCCACCAGGTCCTGACCGCCGATCTAGCGGCCCGGCCGCTGGCGGCTCCGGTGCTCTATCCAGGCTCGATCGAGCGGACCAGTGCGGCGGAGCGCAACGAGCCCAAGGGATACATGACCCTGGACGTGGGGGCGGACGACCACGGCGGCTGTCTCGAAGACTGGTCCTTCAACGAGCTCCCCAGCCGACCGATGATCGATCTCGAGATCCAGGTCGGGGGGCTGAGCGCTCAGCGGCTGCGGAATCGCTTGGAGCGTTTGCTGGCGCCCGTCGATCCGGACGCCGTGGTCAGGCTCAATGTGCTTGGGCGCCCCGATCCCCGGGCGGCGGATCTTCTTCGGGCCGAGAGCCTGCGCTCCTTTGCGCCGGCGACGATGACGCTCACCCTCCGGGGCTTCACGAAGGCATCCCGGGCAGTACCCGGACCTCGAACTCCTCGTTGACGTCGGGCCAGTAGCCGATGTCGCCGTGCAGTTTGAGGGTCCATCGGATGGAGGTGTCTCCCTCGGAGGAGGCCGGTGTCTCGCGGGGCACCGTGAAGCTCACGCCGCCGTACTCGAGCGGCAGTTCCCGCCCACGATCCAGGATGGTGATGGCGGGGGTGTCGAGCGGCTTGGACTCGATGCGGATGTTCGAGTCGCCGACGTGGGTCTTGGTCTCTGTCGCCTCGAGCCAGATCTTGAGGTGCCGGATCCGGCTCGCGGCTCCCCTGAAGGCCCACTCGAGCTGTGCCGACTCGCCGATGCGGAGGGCACCCGGTGTGAGGTGGACGCGAGAGCGCGGGTTGAGGAGTGCCAGAATCGAGTAGGGGATACCGCTGAGCAGGAGGAGGCCGACGAGAACGAAGGGTGTCAGGACGATGGCGACGATCCATTCCGGGTTTCCCGCCCGCCAGCTCTCGACGACCTGCCAGACGAAGATCGACAGGAAGCCGTTCCAGAACAGCGCCACGACGCTCGCGCAGCCCAGCTTGCCGATGGGCCCCATCTTCGGTTCGAGCGCGAGCGGGCCGGCAAGCTCCTGGCCGGCCGACTCGCCCGAGCTCCAGCCGACGCTCGACGCGTCGGTCGGGCTCGTAGGTACCGCCCAGGACGGGAGTGCGGCATCCTTTTTGGCGGTTCGCAGAGCCTTGATTGCGAAAGCAAGCCCGCCGATTCCGACAAACGCGAAGAGGAGCGGCACCAAACCGAAGAGATAGTCGCCGGTGAAACCTCGCTCGATGACCGCTTCGAATGGGTCTTTTGGGTTGACGTAGCAGAAGGTGTTGGTACCGGCGGGGAGCGCGTCGACGATCTTGGCCTTGCGCTTGTAGCCGCTCGAGGACCCGCCCATGAACTGATAGCGATTCGCTCGATACTCGCGTCCCTCGAGCTCGTAGCGGAACAGAACGTCGATGCTGTAGGTGGCGCCGTCGTCGCCGGGGTGCGTCCGCACCCCGCTCGAAACGATCTCGCACGGGGTCTCGGTCCAGGACCGGGCCTCGACGACCTGGAGGGCGGGGCGGAGGAAGAAGGGGACCAGGAATCCGACGCCGAAGAGCGCGAAGCCGCCGGTGAGAAAGACCATCGCTCCGGCTGCGAGTCCAGGGCGGGCTCTTGTCGGAATCGAACCTCGATCGAGTGGCGCCTCCTCCGTGCCGGAGCCGAAACCGCGGACCAGCCAAAGGCCACCGGCCCCGGCGGCGACGAAGACCAGGGGCACCAGGATCCAGAAGCCCTCCCAGAGGTTGGCACGGCGTAGATAGGACCGATCGGGCTCCTCCGGGTCGATCCAGCACCGCGCCTCGCTGCCCGCGAGGTAGCGCCCGGCGAGAACCGCGGCTTCGGAGGCCGTCTCGGATCCGCTATAGGCGTGGCGGTAGGCGTCTCCGAGGTGCTTGTCACCGCGGTAGTGATAGCGGTACGAAACCTGAAACTCGGTGTCGCCGTACTGGGGCCGCTCGACCGCCTCGGACGAGTCGATCGTGCAGATCGCCTCGTCCCAGAACCAGGTGTCCAGGCCTTGTAGCCAGTCGATCGTGACGGCGACCGTAGCAACCACCCCCACGAGGGTAAACGCCCCGAGCAGAACGATCTGAACGAGCGCGGCCGCACGCATGGGTGATCTGGACACCAACTGAAGCTCCGAGAACGGTGGAATACTATCGGGTCTTCTGTCCCCTGAGATCCCCCACTCCGCCGGTCTGGCAGAAAGCGACGCCGACTCTCGCTTACACTAGGCCTCTCAACACAACCTACTGAAGGGGAAAGTATGAGGTCACTGGTCGGAATCTTCCTGGTCTTCTGTATTCCAGCGGGCGCCATGGCCGACTCAGACAATGTCGGAGTTCCGGATTCGGGTGTCGAGCTCGGACTCGGCTGGGACTCTCAGCTGGCGCGAGTCGTGTCCAATCGGTGCATAGAGTTCGCGCCCGTTCGGGAGCAGGGACAGACGCTTAACATGACGCTGTCGGAGGTGTCGGATACTTCTGACGTCATGGACAAGCTGAACGTATCGGCGGGCATGTCCATCCGCACCATGTTTGGATCTGGCAGTGCCCAGGCCGAGTTCGCCACGACCAGCAAGGTCAACAGCTCGAGTAATTCTCTGTTGATCCGGGCGACTGTGGCCAATGGCGTGTTGTTCGTCGGCCCGTCGCGGCCGCTGGTGCCGGCTCGCACGGCGTATCCGCCGGTTGATGCGCAACCGGCGGCCGAGCGAGAGTCGATGTGGTTCCTCGACGAAGACGGCCTGCATGACCAGATCGTTCTGACCGGGGAAGCGGCGGACATTCTGGGCGACGGCAGCGCCAGGGAGATCAGGGAATTCGAGCGCCATTGCGGTGACTCGTTCGTGTCGGCGATCTATAGCGGTGCCGAGTTGATCGCCATCAGTTCGTTCCAGTCGACCAAGTCGTCGGTCGCGAAAGCCGTCAAGTCCAAACTGGAGGGAGAGTTCTCAGCGTTCGGCGTGCAAGGCGACGTGACGGCAGAGATGAGCGCGGAGGAGAAAAGGGAGGTAGCGAACACGCAACTGGAGGTGAGCTACACGCAGATCGGCGGAGCCGGCGGCATCATTCCCACTGAAAAGGCCGCCTTTATCAACAAGCTCGAGACCTTGCCGCTCGAGGCGCTGAAAGGGCCGCAGTTTCATACGATGGACATAACGCCCTACACCGATCTTGCCGATTGGCCGCAACGCATCTCTTTGGAGGTTGGAGACGATCCGATCGAAGCCGGGCTGACCAACTACTACTGGACGTTTACCTCGATCGACGGCTTGCTCGAGGAGATCAAGAAGAATCAGACCGGCTACGGTATCGAAGCGGATCGTCTCGAGACACTCGAGACCCTGCAGGACACGATCGGTCAGTACCGTCAGGGCATCTATCGCATCCTGCAGCGCACCTATGCCCTGGCGGGGAAGCAGTCCGAGTACAGTGTGTTCTTTGGCCTTTTCCAGCGACGAGATAAAGACCTGGAGGCAAAACTCGAGGCATTGGAGACCGACAAGAGGACCCTGCATCAGCGGCTTGTCGACTTCAGCTTTGGCGTGGAGAACCCGAACCTGGTCAAGCTACTGTTACCCGTGCCGGGCTCCGCAGCGGACGCCGTCAGCCACTACATCGCGCCACAGTCGCGCCGCGTTTGCAGGACATCTCCGGTGTCGGGAGAGTGTATGACCAACAGCATGCTCACGGCGCTGCTCTCCTGCGTTCCGAGCGCACCGGATTGGATCGTGCCGGATCGCACCTGCTGGCAGTTGCCGCTGGCCGAGGTGGAGCGAGACAGGGTCGGCGACCGGGCAGGTGGCTAGTTCCCGCCGTTACGCGAAGCCGCTCGTGCTCGTACGCGTAGCCACGCTCTGTGGTTTGTTGCTGGCGGCAGTGCCGAATGGCGTCGCCGCCTATAACTCCGAGGAGCACAAGTGGGTTACGGATAGAGCCGTAGCGCAGCTCCTGCAATCGGTGCGACCACCGTCCGGTACCTGCGATACCTGTGATGTCCGCTTGGAAGAGCGCGACATCTCCGAATCCATCAGGGAGGCGAAGACCCTGGCGGTGGGCTCCGCCACGAGCGGGAGCCTCGACAAGACCCAGACGGGTGTTCAGGACAACTGCTATTGGCGATTCTTTCTGCAACTCCAGTACAACAAGAACATCTGGGTTCCGAATCAGCTGGCCGGGCCGACACTACGAATCAAGACCCATGTCGGCTCGGACACCGCGTATTTCAGCCTAGGGCAGCTCGTCGCGCTGTACGGAGACTACCGGCGCACGACGTACTGCCAGGATGACGGCTGCCATCTCACGCATTGGAGCAACGCGAAGCATTTGAACTTCGGCAAGGGCTCACACCCCAAGTTCTGCCCGCCACAGCAGGAGTTGGGCCAGTACCTTGGGTTGATCGGCTCGGGCCTCGTTCCTCCGGTCGGAAGCCTCGGCAATGGCACCGGCAATACCGCCGGCCACGCGGAACATTGGGAGGCCGGTTGGTGGGGCGATGAGATGATGCGCGTCGCAAACGTCAATGACTGGCACTTCTCGAAGGCCGCGGTCGCTTGGTACGTGGGCATGCATCGGTTGGCCGTGTACTACGCCGCTCTGGCGCAGATCGATCGCCGAAACTGGGGCCGCGCTCTCCACTACGAAGCCAATGCGCTGCACAGCCTGACGGACCTCTTCGCGTTCGGGCACGTCGTCACCAACCGCGATCGCACCGCTTTCAACATCATGAAAAGCAAAAAACTGCTGTCTTACCCCGCGTTTCAGTGGATGGAGCAAGTGCTCCGGATAGGTGGTGGTGTTCGCGACGGAGAAGGCGAGGTCTTGCTCGAGCCGACTCTCCCCGAGACCGTCGACACGCAGCACGACCAGGATGAGCTGCTGTTGAGCTATGTCGGAAGTTGGGGACGATATGCAGACTTCGAGCGACGTTTCCACGACGAGTTCAACAGAACGGGTGCATATGTCTACAATCTGAACGGTCAGCGATTCCGGATCTTCGGAGATGGGAAGCTGCGAGACTCGGATCCGGAGACGATACGGATCATCGCCAGCGCAGTGCGGACCTCGGTCGAGGACCTGTTTCTGGTGCGTAGAGAGTTGCAGTCTGGTCCGGCTGTGAAGAAGATCGAGAGGATTCGCAAGAGTGGGGCCGCCTACCTGGGTGCACTCAAATACGTTCCAGTCTTCGTCGACGCCGACTACAACGGGTACTTCAACGGAAGCTGGGCTCTCTACGCGAACTTCGTCAACGAGGTTTCCGGTGCAAAGAAAGCAATGAAGGACCTCGACAGGTGCCGGATTCCCTATCTCTGGGGCAAGACCTATCGGTGGCCACCGGTACTTAGGCCTTGTACCACCTGGTAAGCGCCGACGCCCCGGTGGGGGTCAGCTCTTCTTTGACGTAACGGCCACCACGCGGCTCCAGATGCGCTCGATATTGCTCTTGCGGCAGTCTGGACACAAGACCTCGTGTTCACCGTGCTCGGCCATCGTCTCTACGACCTCGAACTTCTTGTCGCAGTCGAGACACCGATACTCGTAGACAGGCACAGGCCACCTCCTCTGGATTTTCAGACTCGTCGAAACCCGCCGGCGCAGCAACACCCGTTTGGGTGGCTTCGATTTGCGGGGCGGGTCGGCCGTTATCCGGGCGGCTCCACGCGGTCGGGAAAAACGAAGCGCTCCCGCGAGCGCTCGGATTCCAAGAGCTCGGGCGAGTAGTAGCGCGCGAGCAATCGGCTGGGCCACTCGAACAGGTCCGCGTTGCCAGCCTCGAACTCGGCCCAGGACTCGCCCTCACGCTGGCGCTCGCGGATGAGAAAGAAGTAGGCCCAAGTGATCGTCTCGTGGTAGAGCGCGGGCACATCGTTGGCGACCGCCAGCTGCTTGATGTTGGCGACGAAGCGATCGAGGGCCTCCGTCGGCGTGAAACGCTGCAGATAGAGCCACGCGACCCGAATATGGTCCGCGTGCCGGAACTGGCCCGGTCCGAGGGCAGCCCGGTCGAAGCCGCGCAAGAGCTCCTCGTCCGTCAGTCGAACCGGCTGCGACACCGAGGTGGTCACGTTTTCTCCTCCAAGCGGTGGCTCGCCGTGGCATCCAAGTCCAGCCCGTAAACCGCCTTCAGTTGCTCGATTTTGGCCAGCGTCTCCGGGCTGAACGGCGCTTTGCCCTCGAATGCGTGAAGGACGACGCCCTCGAGAAGATCGCCCAGGGTCATGTCGAGGTACTCGGCCAGTGCCTTCAGAACCTTGAGGATGCGCTTCTCGACGCGGACACCTGTCTGCACGCGTTCGACGAGGAGAGATTGAGAGGCTGCTGTTATCTTGGTCTTCGTCATAGTGGTACTTATGTACCAAGATAACGCCCCCTTGTCAAGTGGTCGGCTGGGAATCGATGCCCCTCATTCCAGGTCTCGATCCTGGACGGGCTGACCCAGATTCACAACAAGCGCTATCTGTCCGAAGTGCTCGAGCGCGAGGTAATTCGGGCTCGGCGGCACAGTCGGCCGGTGAGTTTCATCCTGCTCGACATCGACCACTTCAAGCGCTGTAACGACGAGCATGGCCATCTGGCCGGCGATGCCGTCCTGAGGCAGCTGGCCGGGCTGCTGGCGAAGAGAATTCGCCGAGAGGAAGTCTTTGCCCGTTACGGCGGCGAGGAGTTCGCGCTGATCCTGCCCGAGACCAAACTCGCCGGTGCCAAAACCCTGGCGGAGAAACTGCGCAGAAGGATCGAGCGCCACGCCTTCGACTACCTCGGAGAGGAGATTCGCATCACCGCCAGCGCCGGCTGTGCTCAGTTCGAGCCCCAGGACGAGACGGCGCTCGATCTGGTGGAGCGCGCCGATAAGAAGCTCTACGAAGCCAAGAACAGCGGCAGGAACTGCGTCTCCGGCTGATCGCCCGCCCGATAGGAGGATTGGATCTCATGGAAGAAAACGAGAACCTCGCCAAGGTGAAGGAAGTCTACCGACGCCGGCTTGGCGGCCAACTGGAAGATGCAGCACTACACCCCGGATCGCTACATAGCCGACGGCGACTGGGTGGTAATGCTCGGGACGACCAGGTGGGAGAGCCGTAGCACGGGAAAGGTCATGGACACGCCGAAAGCCGATTTCATGGAGTTCCGGAATGGTCTGGTGGTCAAGTTCCTCGAGTTCTACGACACTGCCGCGGTGATCGAGGCGAACACGCCCTAGCTGGAAGAGGCTGGCTCCAGAAGCCCGACGGTGGGGCCGAGGGTCAGGGTCGCCGCGTGGTGCTTCAACCCGTAGAACTGACGCGCTCGTAGGCCGTTCGCCTCCAGGAGATTCGATGCCGCCAGAGGTACTGCCACCAGAGGTGCTGCCGCTAGACGTGCCAGCGGCTTGTTGCCCCGATCCAGGCATTGAGGGCTTCGGACACCTCCTCGGGCAGATCCAGGAACTTCAGGCCCATTCCGGGACCCTTTGGGTCGCCCTTCGAATACTCGCGCTTCCAGACGACCTCGCATTCACACTGGGTAACCGTACCCACCGGGGCAGGGAGCGGAATCTCCAGACGATAGCGAGTGCCCGGCTCCCGCGGGCTGGTGGCGTCGATTCGCATGCCCGCTGCGCTG
The bacterium genome window above contains:
- a CDS encoding pilus assembly protein PilZ — its product is MLSRTSESTKTSTGLVPSENAPQPPPRKELEHPLLVLNAGPGQRRTFFGYATNISAAGMRIDATSPREPGTRYRLEIPLPAPVGTVTQCECEVVWKREYSKGDPKGPGMGLKFLDLPEEVSEALNAWIGATSRWHV
- a CDS encoding zinc ribbon domain-containing protein encodes the protein MPVYEYRCLDCDKKFEVVETMAEHGEHEVLCPDCRKSNIERIWSRVVAVTSKKS
- a CDS encoding thiolase family protein, coding for MRRVGIVGAGITPCKSHWMERTYYGLSQMAVKACLEDAAMSVRDVDAVVYGIYNDIFELSAIPEHPLHGIIGMTNKPGLRVTNGGATGAYAMLAAYTFIASGLYDTVLALGVERATDCFDFESMTETPEVIKTIGWSADTFFERELGWTASDSYAEVVLAYMDDHPDDLKPEVSARISEILCQQAKNNPFAQRRDEVVTAEMAMNSRYVVYPFKLLEMCVYTEGAGAVLFASEDKAKAIAANAGLPVVWVTGLGASNEHSVAGPDYEKHKYMGRIWSDHIAAHKAYEMAGVKDPLREIQVVELHDAFIKQLQITMGEMGFVPVGNTDALIEDEVMTPGGKVLVNPSGGLTFGGHFVGGSNMFSCWSARREMIERELERGLVHGTGSTVAQYGVAMVLERSE
- a CDS encoding GGDEF domain-containing protein translates to MLDGLTQIHNKRYLSEVLEREVIRARRHSRPVSFILLDIDHFKRCNDEHGHLAGDAVLRQLAGLLAKRIRREEVFARYGGEEFALILPETKLAGAKTLAEKLRRRIERHAFDYLGEEIRITASAGCAQFEPQDETALDLVERADKKLYEAKNSGRNCVSG
- a CDS encoding metallophosphoesterase encodes the protein MPRLRVLLVADTHLGFDLPYRPRVERRRRGPDFVANFERALEPARRGEVDLVVHGGDLLFRSRVRRELVYRAFEPLIAVANGGVPVVVVPGNHERSAIPYPLLAAHGRIHILDRPRTVQLEAGGCHVAVAGFPFQRENVEAEFPRLVGETGCLDTQASIRLLCLHQTIEGARVGPSGYTFRRGADVIRGRDIPPGLAAVLAGHIHRHQVLTADLAARPLAAPVLYPGSIERTSAAERNEPKGYMTLDVGADDHGGCLEDWSFNELPSRPMIDLEIQVGGLSAQRLRNRLERLLAPVDPDAVVRLNVLGRPDPRAADLLRAESLRSFAPATMTLTLRGFTKASRAVPGPRTPR
- a CDS encoding DUF3592 domain-containing protein, translating into MSRSPMRAAALVQIVLLGAFTLVGVVATVAVTIDWLQGLDTWFWDEAICTIDSSEAVERPQYGDTEFQVSYRYHYRGDKHLGDAYRHAYSGSETASEAAVLAGRYLAGSEARCWIDPEEPDRSYLRRANLWEGFWILVPLVFVAAGAGGLWLVRGFGSGTEEAPLDRGSIPTRARPGLAAGAMVFLTGGFALFGVGFLVPFFLRPALQVVEARSWTETPCEIVSSGVRTHPGDDGATYSIDVLFRYELEGREYRANRYQFMGGSSSGYKRKAKIVDALPAGTNTFCYVNPKDPFEAVIERGFTGDYLFGLVPLLFAFVGIGGLAFAIKALRTAKKDAALPSWAVPTSPTDASSVGWSSGESAGQELAGPLALEPKMGPIGKLGCASVVALFWNGFLSIFVWQVVESWRAGNPEWIVAIVLTPFVLVGLLLLSGIPYSILALLNPRSRVHLTPGALRIGESAQLEWAFRGAASRIRHLKIWLEATETKTHVGDSNIRIESKPLDTPAITILDRGRELPLEYGGVSFTVPRETPASSEGDTSIRWTLKLHGDIGYWPDVNEEFEVRVLPGMPS